A genomic stretch from uncultured Pseudodesulfovibrio sp. includes:
- the modB gene encoding molybdate ABC transporter permease subunit has protein sequence MDFIWLDFSNAAFLGPLMLTLKVAGLATLGALVLGVAAAYALARWEFPGRDFLDAVCTLPMVMPPTVLGYYLLVFIGRRGIIGSWLQEHFNITLMFTWQGAVIAATVVAFPLVFKSARAALEGVGKQYENAARTLGQGELAVFLRVSFPLAFRGILSGGMLAFARAMGEFGATLMVAGNLPGRTQTLSLAVYSAVQAGNNALANTLVLVISIVCVIILMTTSKLLKPRC, from the coding sequence ATGGATTTTATCTGGCTCGATTTTTCCAATGCGGCTTTTCTCGGACCGCTGATGTTAACCCTCAAGGTGGCTGGGCTGGCGACTCTAGGGGCATTGGTTCTTGGCGTGGCTGCGGCATATGCCCTTGCCCGGTGGGAGTTCCCTGGGCGCGACTTCCTGGATGCTGTCTGCACATTGCCCATGGTTATGCCCCCTACAGTGCTCGGGTACTATCTGCTTGTTTTTATAGGTCGCCGGGGGATTATCGGAAGTTGGCTCCAGGAGCACTTTAATATTACTCTTATGTTTACATGGCAGGGTGCAGTCATTGCTGCGACTGTAGTGGCTTTCCCTTTGGTATTCAAATCCGCCAGAGCTGCTCTGGAAGGCGTGGGTAAGCAATATGAAAACGCTGCCCGTACCCTTGGGCAGGGTGAGTTGGCGGTCTTTCTGCGCGTATCTTTCCCTTTGGCTTTCAGAGGGATTCTGTCAGGAGGCATGCTCGCATTTGCCCGTGCAATGGGTGAGTTCGGTGCCACTCTGATGGTGGCAGGAAACCTTCCGGGCAGGACGCAAACACTTTCATTGGCTGTCTATTCCGCTGTCCAAGCTGGCAACAACGCTCTTGCCAATACTCTGGTGCTGGTCATCAGCATCGTCTGTGTGATTATTCTCATGACAACAAGTAAATTGTTGAAACCCCGCTGTTAA
- the gmhB gene encoding D-glycero-beta-D-manno-heptose 1,7-bisphosphate 7-phosphatase → MKKQCVLLDRDGTIIIDKHYLHDPDGVELLPGAASGLRRMQDMGYSLVVLTNQSGVGRGYYSETSVRACNDRMAELLARHGVVLDGVFFCPHAPEAECTCRKPKTGLMEQAIESLGFDPAESFMIGDKQADMGVGKASGATTILVRTGKGAEHEERCRDLADHVVDDLQDAADVILSLQRA, encoded by the coding sequence ATGAAGAAGCAGTGTGTTCTTCTGGATCGTGATGGGACCATTATTATTGACAAACATTATCTGCATGACCCGGATGGCGTGGAATTGCTCCCCGGAGCCGCGTCAGGGCTTCGGCGCATGCAGGACATGGGATATTCGCTGGTTGTTTTGACCAATCAGAGCGGTGTGGGGCGCGGGTATTATTCTGAGACATCTGTCCGGGCCTGTAATGACCGCATGGCTGAACTTCTGGCACGTCACGGAGTTGTTCTTGATGGTGTTTTCTTTTGTCCCCACGCTCCGGAAGCGGAATGTACCTGTCGTAAGCCGAAGACCGGTCTCATGGAGCAGGCTATCGAGTCCTTGGGATTTGATCCGGCCGAAAGCTTCATGATTGGTGATAAGCAGGCTGATATGGGCGTGGGGAAGGCCAGTGGGGCGACGACCATTCTTGTGCGGACAGGCAAGGGAGCCGAGCATGAAGAGCGGTGCCGAGATTTGGCAGATCATGTTGTCGACGACCTGCAAGATGCCGCTGACGTCATTCTATCATTGCAGCGTGCATAG
- the pdxA gene encoding 4-hydroxythreonine-4-phosphate dehydrogenase PdxA produces MRTLCITLGDPCGLGPELVVRHFVEASAINDRFLLLGPVSAVDRELERIGEVRFFEILNEPVQIKDMDAGVYLYEPTALAGLEYPPGEACTDGGRAAGVSLDMAVEVLKAGLAEGLLTCPLNKAMLQSAGFDFPGHTEFLAEKLGVGADQVCMHLCGHDPDDDAPKLRVSLVTTHPRLRDVPGLITEERLLRCLRLTADFVRILGLEGPVGVCGLNPHAGESGRIGDEEIRTIIPALETARREGLDVVGPVPGDTIFHFAAKGDYSAVLAMYHDQGLAPLKLLHFSQAVNVTLGLPYPRTSPDHGTGYDLVGTGEASIQSFQAALDMVQRLVEAKR; encoded by the coding sequence ATGCGTACACTGTGTATAACCCTTGGTGACCCATGTGGTCTCGGCCCGGAGCTTGTCGTCCGGCATTTTGTTGAAGCGTCTGCCATCAATGATCGTTTTTTGTTGCTTGGGCCGGTCTCGGCAGTTGACAGGGAGCTTGAAAGAATCGGTGAAGTCCGGTTTTTCGAGATTCTGAATGAGCCTGTGCAGATCAAGGATATGGACGCGGGTGTATACCTTTATGAGCCGACAGCCCTTGCGGGGTTGGAATATCCTCCCGGAGAGGCTTGTACTGATGGCGGTCGGGCTGCCGGAGTTAGTTTGGACATGGCGGTTGAAGTGCTCAAGGCCGGTCTGGCTGAAGGGTTGCTCACCTGTCCGTTGAATAAGGCCATGCTTCAATCTGCGGGGTTTGACTTTCCAGGACATACGGAATTTCTGGCCGAGAAACTTGGTGTGGGCGCGGATCAGGTCTGCATGCATTTATGCGGACATGACCCGGATGACGATGCACCTAAACTGCGTGTGAGTCTGGTGACTACCCATCCGAGGCTACGGGATGTTCCGGGCCTGATTACTGAAGAACGGCTGTTGCGTTGTCTGCGACTGACTGCCGATTTCGTTCGTATCCTTGGATTGGAAGGGCCGGTTGGCGTGTGCGGTCTCAACCCCCATGCGGGAGAGTCCGGCAGGATCGGGGATGAGGAAATCAGGACGATTATTCCGGCTCTGGAGACTGCCCGTCGAGAAGGACTGGACGTCGTCGGTCCTGTGCCGGGGGACACAATTTTTCACTTTGCGGCCAAAGGGGACTATTCAGCGGTACTTGCCATGTATCACGATCAAGGACTGGCTCCGCTCAAACTACTCCACTTCAGTCAGGCGGTGAATGTCACACTCGGTCTGCCATATCCACGGACTTCTCCGGACCACGGCACGGGCTACGATCTGGTCGGTACGGGCGAGGCGTCCATACAGAGTTTTCAGGCTGCTCTTGATATGGTGCAGCGGCTTGTTGAGGCAAAGAGGTAA
- a CDS encoding NUDIX hydrolase — protein MVKIRSCPHCGKDIEVYRNPTPTVDVVILMPSSDGDGVVLVERRNPPLGWALPGGFVDYGESCEAAAVREMKEETGLDVELVGLLGVYSDPARDTRQHTMSVVYIGVPIDPSAMVAGDDALRAEVFPLGKWPELAFDHTKILSDFMAHLSENGEDGRIDGPLTGA, from the coding sequence ATGGTGAAAATCCGTTCATGTCCGCATTGCGGTAAAGATATTGAAGTCTACCGTAATCCAACACCAACAGTGGATGTTGTTATCCTTATGCCTTCTTCCGATGGGGACGGGGTGGTTCTTGTCGAACGCAGGAATCCACCGCTCGGTTGGGCGTTGCCTGGGGGATTTGTGGATTATGGCGAGTCCTGTGAGGCGGCGGCTGTCCGTGAAATGAAGGAAGAAACCGGTCTGGATGTGGAACTGGTCGGGTTGCTTGGTGTCTATTCCGACCCTGCTCGCGATACGCGACAGCACACCATGAGTGTGGTTTACATAGGTGTGCCGATTGATCCATCGGCTATGGTAGCTGGTGATGACGCCCTGAGGGCCGAGGTCTTCCCATTAGGGAAATGGCCCGAGTTGGCCTTTGATCATACCAAGATTCTAAGTGATTTCATGGCGCATCTTTCTGAGAACGGAGAGGATGGTCGCATTGACGGTCCTTTGACCGGGGCGTAA
- a CDS encoding L-threonylcarbamoyladenylate synthase — MHDLLKVMNSGGVVIYPTETLYAVGCDATNPEACEKVAAIKGRTEDKPLPLIIGGMDMLKLVTDEKAVALIRLAELFWPGPLSILVKAVPELPALLSDEEGYTSVRHSGHPFASELSRRLKRPIVATSANLSDKSPVALPEDIDPELLERVDKAYLDPPWPRGNKPSTVVRLIGASQLEVVREGAVTVKMLCDKGYSVSVKTV, encoded by the coding sequence ATGCATGATTTGCTTAAAGTCATGAATTCCGGCGGTGTTGTTATCTATCCTACTGAGACTCTTTATGCTGTAGGATGTGATGCAACAAATCCGGAAGCGTGCGAAAAAGTTGCTGCCATCAAAGGTCGTACCGAAGACAAACCACTCCCGTTGATTATTGGCGGGATGGATATGCTCAAGCTGGTTACCGATGAGAAGGCGGTTGCCCTGATTCGGCTGGCAGAACTCTTTTGGCCCGGCCCCTTGTCCATTCTGGTCAAAGCCGTGCCTGAATTACCGGCCCTTCTCTCTGACGAAGAGGGATACACTTCGGTTCGTCATAGCGGACATCCGTTTGCCTCGGAATTGTCTCGGCGATTGAAGCGGCCCATCGTCGCAACCAGTGCCAATTTGTCTGACAAGTCTCCTGTGGCTCTTCCCGAAGACATTGATCCGGAGCTGCTGGAGCGGGTTGACAAGGCCTACCTTGATCCGCCGTGGCCTCGAGGAAATAAGCCATCGACGGTTGTTCGTCTGATCGGCGCCTCTCAATTGGAAGTTGTCAGAGAAGGTGCTGTGACAGTCAAGATGTTGTGCGACAAAGGATATTCCGTTTCCGTGAAGACAGTGTAA
- a CDS encoding RNA methyltransferase, with product MPREITEKRKQRIDQVLSKRQKDLTMIMDNIWDPHNVSAVLRSCDAFGVSGVHLYYTTSEWPDLDKKSSASAKKWIQRTRHIDAVSMVDELRGQGMQILRTGFSETAKPVTAFDFSRPTAIILSNEHRGTSPELAELVQDEIYIPMHGMVQSFNVSVAAAIILYEASTQRDRAGMYETSSFSDEELEKLKAEWYTR from the coding sequence ATGCCTCGTGAAATAACAGAAAAAAGAAAGCAGCGGATTGATCAGGTCCTGTCTAAAAGGCAAAAGGATCTGACTATGATTATGGACAACATATGGGATCCGCACAATGTTTCAGCTGTGCTGAGAAGTTGTGACGCTTTTGGCGTATCCGGTGTCCATTTGTATTATACTACCTCAGAATGGCCTGATCTTGATAAAAAAAGTTCGGCCTCTGCCAAAAAGTGGATTCAACGTACCAGACATATTGACGCAGTGAGCATGGTGGATGAATTGCGTGGACAGGGAATGCAGATTCTCAGGACCGGCTTTTCCGAAACGGCAAAACCTGTCACTGCGTTTGATTTCTCTCGCCCCACGGCTATTATTTTGAGTAATGAGCATCGGGGGACTTCGCCCGAACTGGCTGAATTAGTTCAGGACGAGATATACATTCCCATGCACGGTATGGTACAGAGCTTCAATGTTTCTGTGGCTGCGGCCATCATATTGTACGAAGCGTCAACACAGCGCGATCGAGCTGGTATGTACGAGACCTCTTCGTTTAGCGACGAAGAACTCGAAAAGCTCAAAGCTGAATGGTATACGCGATAG
- a CDS encoding response regulator: MRALIVEDEFLSRKVLRSFLMTLFDVDIVVNGREAVDAFELSHAEQRPYDLILMDIMMPEVDGIEALQKIRSIEMDKGYRPRVKVIMTTALDDPQTVIKTFYDGEASAYIVKPIAKEKLYNELEKLGLLNK, translated from the coding sequence ATGCGTGCACTGATTGTTGAAGATGAATTTCTCAGCCGAAAAGTACTTCGTTCATTTTTAATGACACTTTTTGATGTGGACATCGTCGTCAATGGGAGAGAGGCTGTGGATGCGTTCGAGTTGAGCCATGCAGAACAACGACCATACGATCTTATCCTCATGGACATCATGATGCCTGAAGTGGATGGAATCGAAGCGTTGCAGAAAATTCGTTCAATCGAAATGGATAAAGGATACAGGCCGAGGGTCAAAGTTATTATGACCACGGCTCTCGATGACCCTCAAACAGTCATCAAGACTTTTTATGACGGCGAAGCCTCGGCGTACATTGTCAAGCCTATCGCCAAAGAAAAACTGTATAATGAACTGGAAAAACTCGGACTCTTGAACAAGTAG
- a CDS encoding Hpt domain-containing protein: MSEDPMIEEFFSEVNDKYYPQVMEGLEMLESANLGEGIEILARPLHTIKGVTGFMAGFEEASHFTHKIEDFLKKVQSGEVESSTYNVTLLSRGVNMIFQVLEQLRDDTLDEEEQEEVLALITEASSSGITEAEVLGAGVEVETRNDVTIIHVKDPRVHLDAHFKPIISAILGIEPGDSILLDLSEVLTFGSGAWGAVASMGTTFKIAACNLTPEAKVTLYSWGFDQTIAVYPDEDTYFTTQ, translated from the coding sequence ATGAGTGAAGATCCGATGATCGAAGAATTTTTTTCCGAGGTCAACGACAAGTATTATCCCCAAGTGATGGAAGGGTTGGAAATGCTGGAAAGTGCCAATCTCGGCGAAGGCATTGAGATTCTTGCACGTCCGCTGCATACCATTAAGGGTGTGACCGGCTTCATGGCGGGGTTTGAAGAAGCATCCCACTTTACACACAAAATCGAAGACTTTCTGAAAAAAGTGCAGTCCGGCGAAGTGGAGTCTTCAACATATAACGTCACCCTTCTCTCTCGCGGCGTGAACATGATCTTTCAGGTACTGGAACAACTCCGTGACGATACCCTCGACGAGGAAGAGCAGGAAGAAGTGCTCGCCCTGATCACTGAGGCCTCATCCAGCGGCATAACCGAAGCGGAAGTTCTGGGGGCGGGCGTTGAAGTAGAGACACGAAACGATGTCACAATCATCCACGTCAAGGACCCCCGAGTGCATCTGGACGCACATTTCAAACCGATCATTTCCGCCATTCTCGGCATCGAACCCGGAGATTCCATTCTGCTCGATCTTTCCGAAGTATTAACCTTCGGCTCCGGAGCATGGGGCGCCGTGGCCAGCATGGGGACGACATTCAAGATTGCCGCCTGCAACCTCACGCCGGAGGCCAAAGTAACCCTGTACTCCTGGGGCTTTGACCAGACTATTGCCGTCTATCCGGACGAAGACACATATTTCACGACTCAATAA
- a CDS encoding chemotaxis protein CheW, whose translation MQDSIIQCIEDIEKQILEVDATGQGAGDVVDALGLSHMRLSSAGVIAILDMLSDGIAPVNADIISAMLGICEAQKKFFFALGGLLNDSANALAKIETKSKPVFVETEADAAKAFEEPTMTAVEVAPEEAEPAESEKSEPEKTKQEAKPSAQAISSIRVGTDRLDRVIELVGKLMVTYAVIAQGGATNMSQVTSSLRELDNVISKLQQEVNAIRLVPLKQIFMPMHRLVKSLSQKIGKKLDFVVKGDELALDKTIVESLNEPLVHLLRNAVDHGLEDPEGRKQAGKKDTGVVTLAAWRKGDYAFIQVKDDGRGLDPDRILNKAIEKGLADADTEYEKKEILQFVLQSGFSTAETITDVSGRGVGMDAVVNAIKVTLDGDVEIESELGKGAAFTIAIPLDRSANEGIVEALVCKVGGDTFIVPSRDVMEIYMPRLNDVVELPDGRETVDVRGEVHSLLRLADLLDLIPEQKDIERAQAIVVRVGDYKAAILVDEVLKQQQVVITGFTVPVEEIFHIPILGYGMMGESDALVIDTEKMIQHFQERMAQGHRAPLTQSALQA comes from the coding sequence ATGCAAGACAGCATTATTCAGTGCATCGAGGACATTGAAAAACAGATCCTCGAAGTGGACGCCACCGGTCAAGGGGCCGGAGATGTCGTCGATGCACTCGGCCTGTCACACATGCGCCTCTCTTCAGCCGGAGTCATCGCCATCCTTGACATGCTCTCGGACGGTATTGCTCCGGTTAACGCCGACATTATTTCGGCGATGCTCGGCATATGCGAAGCACAAAAAAAGTTCTTCTTCGCTCTGGGTGGCCTGCTTAACGACAGTGCGAATGCCCTGGCGAAAATCGAAACAAAATCAAAACCTGTTTTCGTTGAAACCGAAGCCGATGCGGCCAAAGCGTTTGAAGAGCCCACCATGACCGCCGTCGAAGTCGCTCCCGAGGAAGCAGAACCGGCAGAAAGCGAAAAATCGGAACCGGAAAAGACCAAACAGGAAGCCAAGCCTTCCGCCCAGGCCATATCATCCATCCGTGTCGGCACTGATAGGCTGGACCGTGTAATCGAGCTGGTTGGTAAACTCATGGTCACTTACGCAGTCATCGCTCAAGGTGGCGCAACCAATATGAGTCAGGTAACTTCCTCTTTGCGCGAACTCGACAACGTCATCAGCAAACTCCAGCAAGAAGTCAACGCCATCCGACTGGTACCGCTCAAACAGATTTTCATGCCCATGCACCGCTTGGTCAAAAGTCTGAGTCAGAAGATCGGGAAGAAACTCGATTTCGTCGTCAAGGGTGATGAGTTGGCCCTGGATAAAACGATCGTGGAGAGCCTCAATGAGCCCCTGGTGCATCTGCTCAGAAATGCAGTTGACCACGGCTTGGAAGATCCGGAAGGCCGAAAACAGGCAGGCAAGAAGGATACAGGCGTTGTGACTTTGGCTGCCTGGCGCAAAGGCGACTATGCCTTTATCCAAGTCAAGGACGATGGTCGAGGACTTGATCCCGACAGAATTCTCAACAAGGCCATTGAAAAAGGACTGGCAGACGCAGATACGGAATACGAGAAGAAGGAGATCCTCCAGTTCGTACTCCAAAGCGGTTTTTCCACCGCTGAGACAATCACGGACGTCTCAGGTCGCGGTGTCGGCATGGACGCAGTCGTCAATGCCATCAAAGTCACGCTTGACGGAGACGTTGAAATTGAAAGCGAACTCGGCAAAGGGGCAGCCTTCACCATAGCCATTCCACTGGACCGCTCAGCCAACGAAGGTATTGTCGAAGCACTGGTCTGCAAAGTGGGTGGAGACACCTTCATTGTCCCCAGCAGAGATGTAATGGAAATTTATATGCCGCGGCTCAACGACGTAGTGGAACTGCCAGACGGGCGCGAAACCGTGGACGTTCGCGGTGAGGTTCACTCTCTGCTCAGGCTTGCCGATCTTCTTGATCTCATTCCCGAGCAGAAAGACATAGAACGAGCTCAGGCTATCGTTGTGCGCGTGGGTGACTACAAAGCCGCCATTCTGGTGGACGAAGTCCTCAAACAGCAACAGGTGGTCATCACCGGCTTCACGGTTCCAGTGGAAGAAATCTTCCATATCCCCATCCTTGGCTACGGCATGATGGGTGAATCCGATGCGCTGGTTATCGACACGGAAAAAATGATCCAGCATTTCCAAGAACGTATGGCGCAGGGGCACAGAGCTCCCTTGACACAATCGGCACTACAAGCATAG
- a CDS encoding sirohydrochlorin cobaltochelatase, with translation MIFHRFNVALLSFFILAVLVAAPAQAGSHEKGPVKDAIVLAAFGTSYPEALKSILNIRSKVEKAYPGVPVKLAFTSSIIRDIWHERQNDTAWQKENTGVPADILGVKGPLATIADLQDEGYKSIAVQSLHVFAGEEFSDLTQTMIGLRSIRALKAKSTPFKSLRLGRPALGMPGDVYPYTEDIAIAAKALKADVDAAKKMNAALVYMGHGNDFYSTGIYAEFQNAMQKAYNHPVFVACVEGYPSYDDMLEALKASGSKKVLLKPFMIVAGDHASNDMAGDEDDAWKVMLTKAGFDVTIDLTGLGCIDSWADIYVQHLKDATAQTHMLP, from the coding sequence ATGATTTTCCACAGATTCAACGTCGCACTTCTCTCATTCTTTATTCTTGCGGTCCTTGTGGCGGCCCCGGCACAGGCCGGAAGCCATGAAAAGGGCCCGGTCAAAGACGCCATTGTACTGGCCGCATTCGGGACATCGTATCCTGAAGCACTCAAATCGATTCTGAACATTCGCAGCAAAGTTGAAAAAGCCTACCCAGGCGTCCCGGTCAAGCTGGCCTTCACCTCAAGCATTATCCGCGACATCTGGCATGAACGCCAGAACGATACGGCGTGGCAAAAAGAAAACACCGGCGTGCCGGCCGACATCCTCGGCGTCAAAGGCCCGCTTGCAACAATTGCCGACCTTCAGGACGAAGGATACAAGTCCATTGCAGTTCAGTCTCTCCATGTCTTTGCCGGTGAAGAATTTTCCGATCTCACCCAGACAATGATCGGTCTGCGCTCCATTCGCGCTCTCAAGGCTAAATCCACTCCTTTCAAAAGCCTGCGTCTCGGCCGTCCCGCCTTGGGCATGCCCGGTGATGTTTACCCGTACACCGAAGACATCGCCATTGCCGCCAAAGCTCTCAAGGCTGATGTGGACGCTGCCAAAAAGATGAACGCCGCGCTGGTCTATATGGGTCACGGCAACGATTTCTATTCGACCGGCATCTACGCCGAGTTCCAGAACGCAATGCAAAAGGCGTACAATCATCCGGTTTTCGTGGCCTGTGTGGAAGGCTACCCTTCTTATGATGACATGCTGGAAGCCCTCAAGGCTTCCGGTTCCAAAAAGGTGCTGCTCAAACCGTTCATGATCGTCGCGGGCGACCACGCCTCCAACGACATGGCCGGAGATGAAGACGACGCATGGAAAGTCATGCTGACCAAGGCAGGCTTTGACGTCACCATAGATCTGACAGGCCTCGGCTGTATCGACTCATGGGCCGACATCTACGTCCAGCATTTGAAGGACGCAACTGCCCAAACCCACATGCTTCCATAG
- a CDS encoding iron ABC transporter permease, giving the protein MTAVSRTHVSKGVILTILAAALAALVIVATGLGFIPVSPGEVMTALMDLLRGAADSIDPLKTSVIFEVRLPRILTAAAVGFGLAVAGTVFQGLLLNPLADPFTLGVSSGAAFGAALSLLLGLTFFGQTTLLLMAFAGATFTLFAVIAMSGRDGELSPTNLILAGVIVSAILSAGLSCIKYLADEKVSVIVFWLMGSFVARTWTDVILTVGTGLFGFAVCLFFARDLNIMSLGSRSARSLGVNTGKVRLTLLITASLVSAVCVSVSGVIGFVGLIIPHLMRMVIGPDNRWLLPASGLSGAILLLAADTLTRTGLPHEVPIGVLTALIGGPIFCWIFTRSKRRRG; this is encoded by the coding sequence ATGACCGCCGTTTCCCGCACACACGTCAGCAAGGGGGTAATCCTCACCATTCTCGCAGCCGCACTGGCTGCGTTGGTGATCGTTGCCACCGGGCTTGGCTTCATCCCGGTTTCGCCGGGTGAAGTCATGACAGCGCTGATGGATTTACTGCGGGGGGCGGCGGATTCCATTGATCCACTCAAAACAAGTGTCATTTTCGAGGTACGCCTTCCTCGCATCCTTACCGCTGCCGCCGTGGGTTTCGGACTCGCAGTGGCAGGCACTGTCTTTCAGGGGCTGCTCCTGAATCCGCTGGCCGACCCCTTTACTCTGGGCGTCTCTTCCGGCGCGGCCTTCGGCGCGGCCTTAAGCCTCTTACTCGGCCTGACCTTCTTCGGTCAAACGACCTTGTTACTCATGGCCTTTGCCGGGGCGACCTTCACGCTTTTCGCGGTCATAGCCATGTCTGGTCGCGACGGCGAGCTGTCACCCACCAACCTGATACTGGCAGGTGTCATTGTCTCCGCCATTCTGTCCGCTGGGCTGAGCTGCATCAAATACCTGGCCGATGAAAAAGTATCGGTCATCGTATTCTGGCTCATGGGCAGTTTCGTGGCCCGCACCTGGACTGACGTTATCCTAACCGTCGGCACGGGTCTGTTCGGTTTTGCGGTCTGCCTGTTTTTCGCCCGGGATCTCAACATCATGAGCCTGGGCTCCCGCTCGGCCAGGAGCCTTGGCGTGAATACAGGCAAAGTTCGCCTGACGCTTCTGATAACGGCCTCCCTTGTCAGCGCGGTCTGCGTTTCCGTCTCAGGGGTCATCGGATTCGTTGGCCTTATCATTCCACACCTCATGCGCATGGTCATCGGACCTGACAACCGCTGGCTTCTGCCGGCCTCAGGATTAAGCGGAGCCATACTACTCCTCGCAGCCGACACCCTGACCCGCACCGGCCTGCCGCACGAAGTCCCCATCGGCGTTCTCACCGCGCTCATAGGCGGCCCGATTTTCTGCTGGATTTTCACCCGCTCCAAAAGGCGTCGAGGGTAA
- a CDS encoding ABC transporter ATP-binding protein — MQTTTFTLKAVSFGYTDTPVLRDLDLTFEPGQLYGVVGPNGSGKSTLLDLLAGHRTPTIGSARIDNTAITSINPNELARRCALVPQELDFNFPFTAFEAVLMGRHPHIQRFARPSKNDLSIVENALQAMDLGQLKHRVMADLSGGEKQRTVVARGLAQTTPALLLDEPTSSMDIRHALTTMTELKRLAYEENRTIVAVLHDLNLAAAFCDQIVILDAGRVHAHGSVDTTLTPETINAVFRIQADILNTGKGLHIFYALKELS, encoded by the coding sequence ATGCAGACCACTACTTTTACGCTCAAAGCCGTGTCGTTCGGCTACACCGACACCCCCGTCCTGCGAGACCTCGACCTGACCTTTGAACCCGGACAACTGTATGGCGTGGTCGGCCCGAATGGCAGTGGCAAATCAACATTGCTCGATCTTTTGGCCGGACACCGCACCCCGACCATCGGAAGCGCTAGAATCGACAACACAGCGATCACATCCATCAATCCGAACGAACTTGCACGCCGATGCGCCCTGGTCCCGCAGGAACTCGATTTCAACTTTCCGTTCACCGCATTCGAAGCCGTGCTCATGGGGCGTCACCCCCATATCCAACGATTCGCCAGGCCGTCAAAAAACGACCTGTCCATCGTCGAGAATGCTCTACAAGCCATGGACCTCGGCCAATTGAAACATCGCGTCATGGCTGATCTGTCCGGTGGCGAAAAACAACGAACCGTGGTGGCACGCGGACTCGCCCAAACCACACCGGCCCTGCTTCTTGACGAACCCACTTCTTCCATGGATATTCGCCACGCACTCACGACCATGACTGAACTCAAACGGCTGGCGTACGAAGAAAACCGGACCATCGTGGCAGTACTGCACGACCTCAATCTGGCGGCGGCCTTCTGCGACCAGATAGTCATTCTGGATGCAGGTCGAGTCCACGCCCACGGCTCCGTCGACACAACTCTGACTCCCGAAACCATTAACGCCGTCTTCCGCATTCAGGCCGACATCCTGAATACAGGGAAAGGGCTGCACATTTTTTACGCGCTAAAGGAACTCTCTTGA
- a CDS encoding ABC transporter substrate-binding protein — MILLCTPALAETITDHSGQTVDFDKPFTRVISLYAAHSENLFGLGLDNEVIGVTRTEDYPALALRKPTFNARDGVEKFLKSKPDLILIRPMLERGYPALWSALRRQGITVVSLQPNTIEEMYDYWRTLGHLTGREIQAEYMIEDFKSGLIQADKRLDEFPMNERPMVFFESIHSKLSTFSPGSMPLFVLKRAGGINVADDARPKHGTNIASYGLERLLAKSSRIDVYLAQFGPMNQISINTIRNGPAASRIKAVLNNGVFLVDEHLVSRPTMRLLQGIETVHELLHRVDHNQ, encoded by the coding sequence ATGATACTGCTCTGCACACCGGCCCTGGCTGAAACCATCACAGACCACTCCGGACAAACCGTTGATTTCGACAAACCGTTTACCCGCGTCATATCCCTATACGCAGCTCACTCCGAAAACCTCTTTGGCCTCGGTCTGGACAACGAGGTCATCGGTGTCACCAGAACCGAAGATTACCCGGCCCTTGCTTTAAGAAAACCCACTTTCAACGCTCGGGACGGCGTGGAAAAATTCCTGAAATCCAAGCCGGACCTGATCCTCATCCGTCCTATGCTTGAACGCGGCTATCCAGCACTTTGGTCTGCACTGCGAAGACAGGGCATAACCGTAGTATCCCTGCAACCCAACACCATAGAGGAAATGTACGACTATTGGCGAACCCTCGGGCATCTCACAGGGCGAGAAATTCAGGCAGAATACATGATCGAAGATTTCAAGTCCGGCCTGATACAGGCAGACAAACGGCTGGATGAATTTCCCATGAACGAGCGGCCAATGGTATTCTTTGAATCCATTCATTCCAAGCTGTCCACATTCTCTCCCGGTTCCATGCCCCTCTTCGTCCTGAAAAGAGCGGGCGGCATCAATGTGGCAGACGACGCTAGACCGAAACACGGCACCAACATAGCCTCCTACGGACTTGAACGACTACTGGCAAAATCAAGCCGAATCGACGTGTATCTGGCCCAATTCGGCCCCATGAATCAGATATCCATCAACACCATCAGGAACGGACCGGCGGCATCGCGCATCAAGGCGGTCCTGAACAACGGCGTCTTTCTGGTGGATGAACACCTGGTCTCTCGCCCGACCATGCGGCTCCTGCAAGGCATTGAAACTGTGCACGAACTGCTGCATCGGGTCGACCACAACCAATAG